From Methanocella paludicola SANAE, a single genomic window includes:
- a CDS encoding MutS-related protein: MKAFLMHKDRDFDMGQHMPWNELSLIQDLELGTLFMAMARDDEFLSGVAKKAVLTGIHNSPDAILYRQAVLKDCLENPSVVRNIYDIALDAIEGEKKIYWGFLSRYPAAVLGRSLDVLEIFVNRLKKLRKIADEYAEQFVSDGFVTLFTMLKRELSDEYFAEVEGHLKMLKFREGVLISAELGKGNKGTRYVLRRPHNIKQGWLERVFSKKAPLYSYTIPERDEAGARALSDLRDRGINNVANALAQSCDHILSFFNMLRTELAFYIGCLNLHEQLSQMGEPVCFPIPVEAEKRKHSCKGIYDVCLALTMKQKVVGNELNADDKDLVMITGANQGGKSTFLRSIGLAQLMMQSGMFVPAEYFSANVCDNIFTHYKREEDVTMSSGKLDEELSRMNDIVNHISPKSILLFNESFAATNEREGSEIAGQITAALVEGHIKVFFVSHLYSFAHSLYDKQLQNAVFLRAVRQSDGKRTYRLVEGEPLQTSYGQDLYSRIVQTNTT, translated from the coding sequence ATGAAAGCGTTTCTCATGCACAAAGACCGTGATTTTGATATGGGACAGCACATGCCCTGGAACGAGCTATCGCTGATCCAGGACCTGGAATTGGGCACGCTATTCATGGCCATGGCCCGGGATGACGAATTCTTATCCGGCGTGGCGAAGAAAGCCGTCTTAACCGGCATCCATAATAGCCCCGATGCCATCCTCTATCGCCAGGCCGTGCTTAAAGATTGCCTGGAGAATCCATCGGTCGTCAGGAATATTTACGATATTGCGCTGGATGCCATCGAAGGCGAGAAAAAGATTTACTGGGGATTTTTAAGCAGGTACCCGGCCGCGGTCTTAGGTCGTTCGCTGGATGTGCTGGAGATATTCGTCAATAGGCTAAAAAAATTAAGGAAGATCGCCGACGAATACGCGGAACAATTTGTGTCGGACGGATTTGTTACTCTTTTTACGATGCTAAAAAGAGAGCTGAGCGATGAATATTTTGCCGAGGTCGAGGGCCATCTTAAGATGCTGAAGTTCCGTGAGGGGGTCCTGATCAGTGCGGAGCTCGGGAAAGGCAATAAAGGCACCCGCTATGTCCTTCGCCGGCCGCATAACATTAAACAGGGCTGGCTGGAGCGGGTCTTTAGCAAGAAGGCTCCCCTTTATTCTTATACCATCCCCGAGAGGGATGAGGCGGGCGCACGGGCTTTATCTGACCTAAGGGACCGGGGGATCAACAACGTGGCGAATGCGCTCGCCCAATCCTGCGATCATATCCTGAGCTTCTTCAACATGCTGCGGACAGAATTAGCATTCTATATCGGTTGTTTAAATTTACACGAGCAGCTTTCTCAAATGGGAGAACCGGTGTGTTTCCCGATACCAGTAGAAGCTGAAAAACGTAAGCATTCATGCAAAGGGATATATGATGTCTGTCTGGCATTGACCATGAAACAAAAAGTGGTTGGCAATGAGCTCAACGCGGACGATAAGGACCTCGTCATGATCACAGGCGCTAATCAGGGAGGCAAATCGACCTTTTTACGCAGCATAGGACTGGCCCAGCTTATGATGCAAAGCGGCATGTTCGTGCCGGCCGAGTATTTCAGTGCCAACGTGTGCGATAATATTTTCACGCATTACAAGCGGGAAGAAGATGTCACGATGAGCAGCGGGAAACTGGACGAGGAACTCAGCCGGATGAACGATATCGTTAACCATATCTCCCCTAAATCAATATTGTTATTTAACGAATCCTTCGCCGCGACGAACGAAAGGGAAGGTTCGGAAATTGCCGGTCAGATCACGGCTGCCCTTGTCGAGGGACATATCAAGGTCTTCTTTGTGTCGCACCTGTATAGTTTCGCACACTCGCTTTATGATAAGCAATTACAAAACGCGGTCTTTCTGAGAGCTGTCAGGCAAAGCGATGGTAAGAGGACGTACCGGTTGGTCGAAGGCGAGCCGCTACAAACGAGCTACGGTCAGGATCTGTATAGCAGGATTGTCCAAACGAACACAACGTGA
- the glnA gene encoding type I glutamate--ammonia ligase encodes MSKVTKESILKRAEDLDVKFIKLQFTDVFGTTKNVAIPASQLEKALDGDVMFDGSSIEGFVRIEESDMYLKPDMNTFSLIPWQSEYGNVARLICDVYNPDGKPFEGCPRNVLKKVIKEAEKMGFSMNAGPEAEFYLFERDENDMPTTDSRDYGGYFDLSPVDLGDEVRRAIVTSLMGMGFDIEMSHHEVGEGQHEIGFKYAPALTTADNVVTFKFVVRKIAMQYGLHATFMPKPLFGKAGSGMHTHQSLFIKGKNQNAFYDENAKYQLSKTALYYIGGLLGHARGYSAITNPIVNSYKRLVPGYEAPVYIAWSEKNRSPLVRIPARRGMGTRAELRNPDPACNPYLALAVMLKAGLDGIKKKTDPGDPVNLNIYHLTGKQKKDLNIKSLPASLSEALDELEADDVVRSALGPHVYENFMTAKRIEWDEYRTQVHQWEVDRYLGIY; translated from the coding sequence ATGAGCAAAGTCACCAAAGAGTCCATACTGAAGAGGGCTGAGGACCTCGATGTCAAGTTCATCAAGTTACAGTTCACCGACGTGTTCGGGACCACGAAGAACGTGGCCATCCCCGCCAGCCAGCTCGAGAAGGCTCTGGATGGTGATGTCATGTTCGACGGTTCGTCCATCGAGGGGTTCGTCCGCATCGAGGAGTCGGACATGTACCTCAAGCCGGACATGAACACCTTTTCTCTCATTCCCTGGCAGAGCGAGTACGGCAACGTCGCGCGGCTCATCTGCGACGTGTACAATCCGGATGGCAAGCCGTTCGAGGGCTGCCCCAGGAACGTGCTTAAGAAGGTCATCAAGGAGGCCGAGAAGATGGGGTTCAGCATGAACGCCGGCCCCGAGGCCGAATTCTACTTGTTCGAGCGAGACGAGAACGACATGCCTACTACGGATTCCCGTGACTACGGCGGATACTTCGACCTGTCTCCCGTGGACCTGGGCGACGAGGTCCGGCGGGCGATAGTCACTTCATTAATGGGGATGGGCTTCGATATCGAGATGTCGCACCACGAGGTGGGCGAGGGCCAGCACGAGATCGGTTTCAAGTACGCTCCTGCTCTGACCACGGCGGATAACGTGGTGACGTTCAAGTTCGTGGTGCGGAAGATCGCCATGCAGTACGGCCTGCACGCCACCTTCATGCCAAAGCCTTTGTTCGGCAAGGCCGGGTCGGGGATGCACACCCACCAGTCACTGTTCATTAAAGGTAAGAATCAGAATGCTTTTTATGATGAGAACGCGAAGTACCAGCTGAGCAAGACGGCTTTATACTACATCGGCGGCCTGCTCGGCCACGCGAGGGGGTATTCAGCCATCACGAACCCGATCGTGAACTCTTATAAGCGGCTCGTGCCGGGCTACGAGGCGCCCGTGTACATCGCGTGGTCGGAGAAGAATCGCTCTCCGTTAGTGCGCATACCGGCCCGCCGTGGCATGGGCACCAGGGCCGAGCTCAGGAACCCGGACCCGGCCTGCAACCCGTACCTGGCCTTGGCCGTGATGCTCAAGGCCGGATTGGACGGGATCAAGAAGAAGACCGACCCGGGAGACCCTGTAAATTTGAATATTTATCATCTCACGGGAAAACAGAAGAAGGATTTGAACATCAAGAGCCTGCCCGCGAGCCTGAGCGAGGCGCTGGACGAGCTGGAGGCCGATGACGTGGTCAGGAGCGCCCTGGGCCCCCACGTCTACGAGAACTTCATGACCGCCAAGCGCATCGAGTGGGACGAGTACCGCACCCAGGTACACCAGTGGGAAGTCGACCGCTACCTTGGTATTTACTAG
- a CDS encoding formate--phosphoribosylaminoimidazolecarboxamide ligase family protein, with product MTTDSIKKMVREFKPKKVRIGILGSHSALEIASGAKQEKLETVVICEKGREKTYAKYYKNLFDHIIVLDKFADIIKEPNLKKLSALNTIFVPSRSFSVYTGYENIEQKFTVPLMGNRSMLRTEERNTPKNQHYLLKKAGILTPKIFKSPDEIDRLSIVKVTEKGRPLERAFFYVASPEEYEKKSKERIRKGIVSAEMLKSSIIEEYVIGAKFNANFFWSPLTDEIDLLGFDRRIQTDLDGVLDLPAAEQLELNIPTQNIEIGHMGATMRESQLEMMFDAAERFVKTCKKEYPPGMIGLFALQGAVTRDLKFYVFDVSPRIPGCPCVEPTSPYMKYKYGMEVGPGRRVAMEIKRAMKEDRLSDVLT from the coding sequence ATGACGACCGATAGTATTAAGAAAATGGTAAGAGAATTCAAGCCAAAAAAAGTGAGAATAGGCATATTGGGCTCACACTCTGCCCTGGAGATCGCCTCGGGCGCAAAGCAGGAAAAGCTCGAGACCGTGGTGATCTGCGAGAAAGGCAGAGAAAAGACGTATGCAAAGTATTACAAAAATCTCTTCGACCACATCATCGTCCTCGATAAGTTCGCGGACATCATTAAAGAACCAAACCTGAAAAAGCTGAGCGCCCTCAACACGATATTCGTGCCCAGCCGCTCCTTCTCCGTGTATACCGGTTACGAGAACATCGAGCAAAAGTTCACGGTGCCCCTCATGGGCAACCGGTCCATGCTCAGGACCGAGGAGCGCAACACGCCTAAGAATCAGCACTACCTGCTCAAGAAAGCGGGGATACTGACGCCTAAGATCTTCAAATCGCCCGACGAGATAGACCGCCTGTCGATCGTCAAGGTAACCGAAAAAGGGCGGCCGCTGGAGCGGGCCTTTTTCTACGTCGCATCGCCTGAGGAATACGAAAAGAAATCTAAAGAGCGCATACGAAAGGGCATCGTCAGCGCAGAGATGCTGAAGAGCTCGATCATCGAGGAGTACGTGATCGGCGCGAAGTTCAACGCCAACTTTTTCTGGTCGCCCCTGACCGACGAGATAGACCTGCTCGGCTTCGACCGGCGTATACAGACAGACCTGGACGGAGTGCTTGACCTGCCCGCCGCCGAGCAGCTCGAGCTTAATATCCCCACGCAGAACATCGAGATCGGCCACATGGGCGCGACCATGCGGGAAAGCCAGCTCGAGATGATGTTCGACGCCGCGGAGCGCTTCGTGAAGACCTGCAAAAAGGAGTACCCGCCCGGAATGATAGGCCTCTTCGCCTTACAGGGCGCCGTGACCAGGGACCTGAAATTTTACGTCTTCGACGTAAGCCCCCGTATCCCGGGCTGCCCGTGCGTCGAGCCTACTTCGCCCTACATGAAGTACAAGTACGGAATGGAAGTCGGCCCCGGAAGGCGTGTTGCCATGGAAATAAAGCGCGCGATGAAAGAGGACAGGCTTTCTGATGTGCTAACATGA
- a CDS encoding formate--phosphoribosylaminoimidazolecarboxamide ligase, whose amino-acid sequence MSDVSGILDNYDLKNIAIGTLGSHTALNIFKGAKEEGFRTVCVCREKDAILYRKFGVVDDMIIVRDFSELMTGHIQEKLRRLNVILIPHGSFTAFLSTEDLTGSLRVPMFGNRELLHLEADRKEQREWLRKAGLRLPGTIKSPEDIDRLVIAKLPGAKGGRGYFLAASPEGFHRKFSDMVRRGLLKEEDKENIHLQEYLMGVNVYPSYFSSIIKNDVEFLAIDRRYESAVDAIGRIPAGEQLEIRANPTYTIVGNFPIVIRESLLPELIRMGENVHETAKRLAPPGIIGPFCLETVVTDDLNIHTFEISARIVAGTNAGIGTSPYAYLKYGENMYMGRRIALEIREALEQGRLHEILT is encoded by the coding sequence ATGAGCGATGTGAGCGGCATACTGGATAATTATGACCTGAAAAATATAGCCATAGGCACGCTCGGCTCCCACACCGCGCTCAACATCTTCAAAGGCGCAAAAGAGGAAGGCTTCAGGACGGTATGCGTCTGCAGGGAAAAAGATGCGATACTGTACCGGAAATTCGGTGTCGTGGACGATATGATCATTGTCCGGGACTTTAGCGAGCTGATGACCGGGCATATACAGGAAAAGCTACGGCGTCTCAACGTTATCCTTATACCCCACGGCTCGTTCACGGCTTTCCTGAGCACGGAAGACCTGACCGGCAGCCTCCGAGTGCCCATGTTCGGGAACAGGGAGCTGCTCCATTTAGAGGCCGACCGGAAAGAGCAGAGAGAATGGCTGCGGAAGGCGGGGCTCAGGCTTCCCGGCACCATTAAGTCGCCAGAGGATATCGACAGGCTCGTTATCGCGAAGCTGCCTGGCGCAAAGGGCGGAAGAGGATATTTCCTTGCGGCGTCGCCGGAAGGGTTCCATAGAAAGTTCAGCGACATGGTCAGGCGCGGGCTCCTGAAAGAGGAAGACAAGGAGAATATCCACCTGCAGGAGTACCTGATGGGCGTGAACGTCTATCCCAGCTATTTCTCCTCGATCATCAAGAACGACGTGGAATTCTTAGCTATCGACAGGCGCTACGAATCCGCCGTCGACGCGATAGGCAGGATCCCCGCGGGCGAGCAGCTCGAGATACGGGCGAACCCGACCTATACGATCGTGGGCAACTTCCCCATCGTTATAAGGGAGTCGCTGCTTCCGGAGCTGATCAGGATGGGCGAAAATGTCCATGAGACGGCGAAGAGGCTGGCGCCGCCGGGAATAATCGGGCCTTTCTGCCTGGAGACGGTAGTGACGGACGACCTCAATATCCACACGTTCGAGATCTCCGCGCGCATCGTGGCGGGAACTAACGCCGGCATCGGCACTTCTCCATATGCCTATCTGAAGTATGGAGAGAACATGTACATGGGGAGACGTATCGCCCTCGAAATAAGGGAAGCCCTTGAACAGGGCAGGCTCCATGAGATCCTGACATAA